A single genomic interval of Armigeres subalbatus isolate Guangzhou_Male chromosome 1, GZ_Asu_2, whole genome shotgun sequence harbors:
- the LOC134205107 gene encoding uncharacterized protein K02A2.6-like, whose protein sequence is MDSMIEHHVQSCQGCMLVAAPEIQPITRTEMPQRPWMKIAIDFTEIPGGNHLLVATDYFSRYIEIIIQSSMTATQTITKLREVFARFGYPEEILCDNGQPFSSDEFSTFCKRNGIKIKHSVPYAAFQNGQVERQNRTILKSIKISAAMGRDWKSDLQDFLHAYRATPHSVTNFSPAELMFGWNIRDKLPNSTRKVSINKARQNDARRKQKGKLYSDEKRKAKESTIDVGDYVVVKNFIRKNKLSPNFNPQQYKVIQRDGTRLQLKNLETGVICSRHVNHTKRTLNKNPLLDKDAIDENSNQLSAGIQLQDAETLTQKETKTQDVELPPSSPDELKKRRLTPEANQVKPKRQKCLPKRFLNFELYNLNNNELINLLETYCKQIIV, encoded by the exons ATGGATTCTATGATTGAACACCACGTCCAAAGTTGTCAAGGATGCATGTTAGTAGCTGCTCCCGAAATACAACCAATCACCCGAACCGAAATGCCACAACGACCATGGATGAAAATCGCAATAGATTTTACAGAAATCCCTGGCGGAAATCATCTTTTGGTAGCAACTGACTATTTCTCAAGATACATTGAAATAATCATTCAAAGTTCAATGACAGCCACACAAACAATAACAAAGCTTAGGGAAGTTTTTGCAAGGTTTGGATACCCAGAAGAAATACTGTGTGATAATGGTCAGCCATTCTCTTCGGACgaattttcgactttttgtaAACGAAACGGGATAAAAATTAAACATTCGGTTCCTTATGCTGCATTCCAGAATGGACAGGTAGAGAGACAAAATCGTACTATTCTAAAATCTATCAAAATAAGCGCAGCTATGGGACGTGATTGGAAAAGTGACTTACAAGATTTCTTACATGCCTATCGAGCAACTCCACATTCAGTAACAAATTTCTCTCCCGCTGAACTTATGTTTGGATGGAATATACGGGATAAACTACCAAACTCTACTCGCAAAGTAAGTATAAACAAAGCTAGACAAAATGATGCTCGCAGAAAACAAAAAGGAAAACTATACAGTGACGAAAAAAGGAAAGCTAAAGAGTCTACCATCGATGTTGGAGACTATGTTGTAGTGAAAAATTTTATTCGGAAAAATAAACTTTCACCAAATTTTAACCCTCAACAATACAAAGTTATCCAAAGAGATGGAACACGCCTTcaattgaaaaatcttgaaacaGGTGTAATTTGTAGCCGGCATGTAAATCATACAAAACGAACTTTAAATAAAAACCCATTATTGGACAAAGATGCAATAG ATGAGAATTCAAATCAACTCTCAGCTGGTATACAACTTCAGGATGCCGAGACTCTAACGCAGAAAGAAACTAAAACACAGGACGTCGAGTTGCCACCATCATCACCCGACGAATTGAAGAAGCGACGACTCACACCCGAAGCCAATCAAGTTAAACCAAAAAGACAGAAATGTCTACCTAAAAGATTTCTAAACTTTGAATTgtataatttaaataataatgaactaattaatttattagaaacttattgtaaacaaataatAGTTTAA